In one Natronosalvus amylolyticus genomic region, the following are encoded:
- a CDS encoding cell division protein SepF: MGLMSKILGSDQNRSADEYVELDLDDVSPATGDAAMSVHIAEIGGQVDAIDIKDAVYDGDIVIADITRLRTKDSTTEHIIDELRQVAREVDGDIVQKGDDQIIVTPTGISIGREKLGQ; the protein is encoded by the coding sequence ATGGGACTGATGAGTAAAATTCTCGGCAGCGACCAGAACCGTAGCGCCGACGAATACGTCGAACTCGACCTCGACGACGTTTCCCCGGCAACCGGTGACGCAGCCATGTCCGTACACATCGCAGAAATCGGCGGCCAGGTCGACGCAATCGATATCAAAGACGCCGTCTACGACGGTGACATCGTCATCGCAGACATCACACGCCTGCGTACGAAAGACAGCACGACCGAACACATCATCGACGAACTCCGACAGGTCGCCCGAGAGGTCGACGGCGATATCGTCCAGAAAGGCGACGACCAGATTATCGTTACCCCGACCGGCATCAGCATCGGCCGCGAAAAGCTCGGGCAGTAA
- a CDS encoding DUF7503 family protein, translated as MTELSDYLKKHPRMIGVLFTAMLLLSQAGTVAAGNGNAYIGP; from the coding sequence ATGACGGAACTTAGCGACTACCTGAAGAAGCACCCACGAATGATCGGCGTCCTGTTCACGGCCATGCTGTTGCTGTCCCAGGCTGGGACAGTTGCTGCCGGGAACGGAAACGCATACATCGGCCCCTAA
- a CDS encoding DUF5781 family protein — MDIRIQGPGPSAPFLGARDLFETERDLTLPVYVHLRDDPDERTWAGHYDDRHVLNISRQAASSAMARELALHEFSHMARYEESHPSHVQPIEEALYLALAGHRVERRRLTHCYQIANHAKDIYADDITLAVGPGEKLLAFLESSLATAVADHGSTNPVRAGKTTRLTPAADPNITAVNAAFALALAERHDLLEADHRLYDLARIAAMDAPAVDLDAFVRQFRDLSHDPDASTYRQTLVELTRAYVLDQPPGSTPKAEPNGSRENRRGASRGPNTGAD, encoded by the coding sequence ATGGACATTCGTATACAGGGTCCCGGCCCCAGCGCACCGTTTCTTGGAGCCCGAGACCTGTTCGAAACCGAACGGGACCTCACCCTGCCGGTGTACGTCCACCTGCGTGATGACCCCGACGAACGCACCTGGGCAGGCCACTACGACGACAGACACGTCCTGAACATCTCGCGGCAGGCTGCCTCGTCTGCGATGGCTCGCGAACTCGCGTTACACGAGTTTTCGCACATGGCACGCTACGAGGAATCTCACCCCTCGCACGTTCAACCCATCGAAGAGGCGCTGTACCTGGCACTGGCCGGCCACCGCGTCGAACGTCGCCGACTGACTCACTGTTACCAGATTGCCAATCACGCAAAGGACATCTACGCCGACGATATCACACTCGCCGTCGGTCCCGGCGAGAAACTACTCGCCTTCCTCGAGTCCTCGCTTGCAACGGCGGTTGCCGATCACGGATCGACAAACCCGGTTCGGGCCGGGAAAACGACCCGACTCACGCCAGCCGCCGATCCAAACATCACGGCCGTCAACGCCGCGTTTGCCCTGGCACTCGCGGAACGACACGATCTGCTCGAGGCCGACCATCGACTGTACGATCTGGCTCGAATCGCCGCCATGGACGCACCCGCTGTCGACCTGGACGCCTTCGTTCGGCAATTCCGGGACCTCAGCCACGACCCCGACGCAAGTACCTACCGACAGACGCTCGTCGAGTTAACTCGAGCGTACGTCCTGGATCAACCGCCCGGTTCGACACCAAAAGCTGAGCCGAATGGCAGCCGTGAAAACCGTCGCGGTGCGTCACGGGGCCCCAATACTGGAGCTGATTAG
- a CDS encoding elongation factor EF-2 encodes MGRRKKIVQECERLMDNPEHIRNIAIAAHVDHGKTTLSDNLLAGAGMISDDTAGQQLAMDTEEDEQERGITIDAANVSMTHEYDDTNHLINLIDTPGHVDFGGDVTRAMRAVDGALVVVDAVEGAMPQTETVLRQALREGVKPALFINKVDRLISELQEGPQEMQERLLKVIKDVNDLIRGMTEEMDDVDDWTVSVEDGTVGFGSALYKWGVSMPSMQRTGMDFGDIIDLEQADKRQELHERTPLSDVVLDMVCEHFPNPVNAQPRRIPRIWRGDSETELADSMRLVDEDGEVVLMVTDISMDPHAGEIASGRVFSGSLEKGQELYVSGTAGKNRVQSVGIYMGGEREEVERVPAGNIAAVTGLRDAIAGSTVSSVEMTPFESIEHISEPVITKSVEAKTMDDLPKLIEALRQFSKEDPTIQIDINEDTGEHLISGQGELHLEVITQRMEANQGIPVNTGEPIVVYREAVQRESDEVEGISPNRHNRFYISAHPLSDELVQTIQLGEASMDMPELERREALQEAGMDKDTSQNVEHIHGTNILIDDTKGIQHLNETMELFIEGLEDALDNGPLANEPVQGTLIRLHDAKLHEDTIHRGPAQVIPATREAVHRSLIDGHIKLLEPMQDVRIDVPNDHMGAASGEIQGRRGRVDDMYQEGDLMVVEGIAPVEEMIGFSSDIRSATEGRAAWNTENAGFEVMSDSLQRETIMEIRERKGMKLELPPAIDYL; translated from the coding sequence ATGGGCCGACGTAAGAAGATCGTTCAAGAATGTGAACGGTTGATGGATAACCCGGAGCACATCCGGAACATCGCCATCGCCGCTCACGTCGACCACGGTAAAACGACGCTTTCCGACAATCTCCTCGCGGGCGCGGGTATGATCTCCGACGACACGGCAGGTCAACAGCTCGCGATGGACACTGAAGAAGACGAGCAAGAGCGTGGGATTACCATCGACGCGGCAAACGTTTCGATGACCCACGAGTACGACGACACGAACCACCTGATCAACCTCATCGACACACCAGGCCACGTCGACTTCGGTGGCGACGTGACGCGGGCGATGCGCGCTGTCGACGGTGCGCTGGTGGTCGTCGACGCCGTCGAAGGTGCAATGCCCCAGACGGAGACGGTGCTGCGTCAGGCGCTCCGTGAGGGTGTCAAACCGGCACTGTTCATCAACAAGGTCGACCGCCTCATCTCGGAACTGCAGGAAGGGCCACAGGAGATGCAAGAGCGCCTCCTGAAGGTCATCAAAGACGTCAACGACCTCATCCGCGGCATGACCGAGGAGATGGACGACGTCGATGACTGGACGGTTTCGGTCGAAGATGGTACCGTCGGCTTCGGGTCCGCACTGTACAAGTGGGGTGTCTCGATGCCGTCGATGCAGCGAACCGGAATGGACTTCGGCGATATTATCGACCTCGAGCAGGCCGACAAACGCCAGGAACTCCACGAGCGGACGCCCCTGTCGGACGTCGTGCTCGACATGGTCTGTGAGCACTTCCCGAATCCAGTCAACGCACAGCCCCGTCGTATCCCACGTATCTGGCGTGGTGATTCCGAGACCGAACTCGCGGATTCGATGCGACTCGTCGACGAAGACGGCGAAGTCGTCTTGATGGTCACCGACATCTCCATGGACCCACACGCCGGTGAAATTGCCTCCGGCCGTGTGTTCTCGGGGAGCCTCGAGAAAGGGCAGGAACTGTACGTCTCCGGAACGGCCGGGAAAAACCGCGTCCAGTCCGTCGGTATCTACATGGGTGGCGAACGCGAGGAAGTCGAACGTGTTCCAGCCGGAAACATCGCTGCCGTCACCGGCCTGCGCGATGCTATCGCTGGTTCGACTGTCTCGAGCGTCGAGATGACGCCGTTCGAGTCCATCGAGCACATCTCCGAGCCGGTCATCACGAAGTCCGTCGAAGCGAAGACGATGGACGACCTGCCAAAGCTCATCGAAGCGCTTCGGCAGTTCTCGAAAGAGGACCCGACGATCCAGATCGACATCAACGAAGACACCGGCGAACACCTGATCTCCGGACAGGGTGAACTTCACCTCGAAGTCATCACCCAGCGAATGGAGGCAAACCAGGGGATTCCGGTCAACACAGGTGAGCCGATCGTCGTCTACCGCGAGGCCGTCCAGCGAGAGAGTGACGAGGTCGAAGGTATCTCGCCAAACCGTCACAACCGCTTTTACATCTCGGCACACCCGCTTAGCGACGAACTCGTCCAGACGATCCAGCTCGGCGAGGCGTCGATGGATATGCCCGAACTCGAGCGCCGTGAAGCGCTCCAAGAAGCCGGCATGGACAAAGACACGTCCCAGAACGTCGAGCACATCCACGGGACGAACATCCTCATCGACGACACGAAAGGTATCCAGCACCTGAACGAGACGATGGAACTGTTCATCGAGGGGCTCGAAGACGCCCTCGACAACGGCCCACTCGCCAACGAGCCCGTTCAGGGGACGCTCATCCGCCTGCACGACGCCAAACTCCACGAGGACACCATCCACCGTGGCCCGGCACAGGTTATCCCCGCGACGCGTGAAGCCGTTCACCGCTCGCTGATCGACGGCCACATCAAGCTGCTCGAGCCGATGCAGGACGTCCGAATCGACGTGCCAAACGACCACATGGGTGCCGCCTCCGGCGAGATCCAGGGCCGACGTGGCCGCGTCGACGACATGTACCAGGAGGGTGACCTCATGGTCGTCGAAGGCATCGCGCCCGTCGAAGAGATGATCGGCTTCTCGAGTGACATCCGCAGTGCGACCGAGGGTCGTGCCGCCTGGAACACCGAGAACGCTGGCTTCGAGGTCATGTCCGACTCGCTCCAGCGCGAAACCATCATGGAGATTCGTGAGCGCAAGGGCATGAAACTCGAGTTGCCGCCGGCGATCGATTACCTGTAG
- a CDS encoding DUF7504 family protein — MIQSGNDCRRDYDESAFAAKLTELKQQGASVLVVGSVDSTYRNRLTQRLLGQSSMAPRRRIVVSTASDDVDTGLYPDQSPPESFVHIEYANQARCTQTAAITDERNQSVSTTATPSIGTDERDSTTATDPVTTETLADVGIAISEAIERFEDDADTLTPGEVRLGMTTLLPFLETYGRETVFQFLHLINGRTRAVNGMGHIHLPVDEDAKIVSVLTPLFDATIELRERGGGCQERWTITNGTHSSGWLPMPRE; from the coding sequence GTGATTCAATCCGGAAACGATTGCAGACGCGATTACGATGAAAGCGCCTTCGCAGCCAAATTAACGGAATTAAAACAGCAGGGGGCTTCGGTCTTAGTCGTTGGCTCAGTCGACTCGACCTATCGAAACCGCCTCACGCAGCGATTGCTTGGCCAGTCATCGATGGCTCCACGCCGACGAATCGTGGTGTCGACGGCGTCCGACGACGTCGATACGGGTCTGTATCCGGATCAGTCCCCACCGGAATCGTTCGTACACATCGAATATGCAAACCAGGCTCGTTGTACCCAAACAGCGGCGATCACGGATGAGCGGAATCAGTCGGTATCGACGACAGCTACTCCGTCGATAGGTACAGACGAGCGGGATTCGACAACTGCCACCGACCCAGTGACGACCGAAACGCTCGCGGATGTCGGTATTGCAATCTCCGAAGCCATCGAACGGTTCGAAGACGACGCCGACACACTCACACCGGGGGAAGTACGACTCGGGATGACCACGTTGTTGCCGTTTCTCGAGACGTACGGGCGAGAGACCGTGTTCCAGTTTTTACACCTCATCAACGGTCGCACTCGAGCAGTCAACGGGATGGGACACATCCACCTGCCAGTAGACGAGGATGCAAAGATCGTCTCAGTGTTGACTCCGTTGTTTGACGCGACCATCGAGTTGCGAGAACGAGGGGGTGGCTGTCAGGAACGGTGGACAATCACAAACGGAACTCATAGCTCGGGATGGCTCCCAATGCCTCGAGAGTAG